The Desulfurobacteriaceae bacterium genomic sequence CTTTTTCATTGCAATATTACTTTTGGGCATCATAAACATTAGAGAGTAAAAGGAAAAAATAGAAAGAAGAACTCCTAAAGCGAAAACAGGTTTAGAAAGATCCTTTGCACTAACACCGCACGACTTTAAGGCAACAAGTTCGTTATTATTTTCAAGTTGGATAAAAACAATTAGAACGGCTAAGATAAACGACATAGGAATTGTTATTCCAAAAATATTTGGTACTCCTTTTATAAGGACAGATAGAAAATCAAATATGGATATTCCTTGTCCCAAAACCGTTTTGGCGATTGCTGAAGCTCTATCCATTAAGACAACAAAAATGAAAAGTCCTAAGGTAAAGAAAAAGACCCTTAATATCTCGAACGTAATATAGCGATGAATGATTTTTATTTTCATTTCACCTTTTTAATGTGCTTATACCAGTCAACTACAACGGCACTTGCTATAAAGATAGAAGAGTAAGTACCAACAATTATTCCAACAAGAAGAATAAAAGCAAAGTTGTTTATTATCCCACCACCAAAAAGATAAAGGCATAAAACGACAAAAAGGGTGGTTAAAGAAGTAATTACTGTTCTTGAAAGGGTTTGATTTATACTCTCGTTTACGATTTCTTCGAAAGGTTTACTCCTGAGTAGAACTTTCATGTTTTCTCTAATTCTGTCATAAACTACGATAGTATCGTTAATGGAGTAACCTATTACTGTTAAAAGTGCAGCAATTACTGGAAGGCTGAATTCCCTACCTGATACCATAAATATTCCTGTTGTTGCAAGGGTATCGTGGATAAGGGCCAAAATAGCACCAAAGGCAAATATCGGTTCAAATCTAAAAGCAACGTAAACAAGAATACCTATAAGTGCGTAAATGAGAGCCATAATTCCCTTTTCTCTAAGTTCTTTCCCTACTGTTGGGCCTATCATCTCAACTCTTCTTATTTCTATACTGTCCTTGAAAGTTTTCCTTAGGGTCTCTTTTAAAGTTTCTGTTGTTTTATTGGGGTCTTCCTTGATAGGGGCTTTTATCAGAAATTCATTTTTGTTTTCTATGTTTTGAACAACAACTCCTTTGATTATTCCACTTAACGAATTCCTCAAAGTTTCTGTGCCTACGCCATCTTCATCTATCTTAACTTGAATTAATACTCCACCGG encodes the following:
- the secF gene encoding protein translocase subunit SecF, with the protein product MERKINFVGKRHIAYLLSLALILGSWIYGAFIKGAKFGIDFTGGVLIQVKIDEDGVGTETLRNSLSGIIKGVVVQNIENKNEFLIKAPIKEDPNKTTETLKETLRKTFKDSIEIRRVEMIGPTVGKELREKGIMALIYALIGILVYVAFRFEPIFAFGAILALIHDTLATTGIFMVSGREFSLPVIAALLTVIGYSINDTIVVYDRIRENMKVLLRSKPFEEIVNESINQTLSRTVITSLTTLFVVLCLYLFGGGIINNFAFILLVGIIVGTYSSIFIASAVVVDWYKHIKKVK